Proteins encoded in a region of the Sphingomonas sp. OV641 genome:
- a CDS encoding electron transfer flavoprotein-ubiquinone oxidoreductase has protein sequence MSERESMPYDVVIVGAGPAGLSAAIRLKQLAAEKEADISVCVLEKGSEVGAHILSGAVIDPRSLDELLPNWREDGCPLAEVPVTQNIHWVLTKGGKFNLPHLWTPPFLHNKGTYTGSLGNLCRWLAGKAEELGVEIFPGFAAAEILFNEDGSVKGVATGDMGVARDGTHKPDYQPGLELHAKYTFFSEGCRGHLSKELMRIFDLRADCDPQSYGLGIKELWDIDPALHEPGKVIHTQGWPLSESETNGGGWIYHQANGQVSLGLVTWLNYSNPYVFPFAEMQRWKTHPEIAALLKGGKRVSYGARAISDGGLQSIPKLVFPGGALIGDSAGFLNVPRIKGTHTAMKSGMMAADAAADAILSQRQSDELTAYPAAFDASWVKKELSIVRNVAPLVKKFGDFMGSGIAGIAMWMEHFGLKWPFTMKQHADHETLWRKDLAKKIDYPKPDGVLTFDRLSSVFLSNTNHEEDQPIHLTLKDPNVPVEYDLPLYDEPAQRYCPAGVYEIVGEETGDPKFVINAQNCVHCKTCDIKDPTQNINWVVPEGGGGPNYPNM, from the coding sequence ATGAGCGAACGCGAGTCGATGCCGTATGATGTTGTGATCGTGGGTGCGGGGCCGGCGGGCCTCAGCGCGGCGATCCGGCTGAAACAGCTCGCGGCGGAGAAAGAGGCCGACATTTCGGTCTGCGTGCTTGAAAAGGGCAGCGAGGTCGGCGCGCACATCCTGTCGGGCGCGGTGATCGATCCGCGCAGCCTGGACGAGCTGCTCCCCAACTGGCGCGAGGACGGCTGCCCGCTGGCCGAAGTGCCGGTGACTCAGAACATCCACTGGGTGCTGACGAAGGGCGGCAAGTTCAACCTCCCCCACCTGTGGACCCCGCCGTTCCTGCACAACAAGGGCACCTATACCGGCAGCCTGGGCAATCTGTGCCGCTGGCTGGCCGGCAAGGCCGAAGAGCTGGGCGTCGAGATCTTCCCGGGCTTCGCCGCGGCCGAGATCCTGTTCAACGAGGATGGCAGCGTGAAGGGCGTCGCCACCGGAGACATGGGCGTGGCGCGCGACGGCACGCACAAGCCCGACTATCAGCCGGGCCTCGAGCTGCACGCCAAATACACCTTCTTCTCCGAAGGTTGCCGCGGGCACCTGTCTAAGGAGCTGATGCGCATCTTCGACCTGCGCGCCGATTGCGACCCGCAATCCTATGGCCTTGGCATCAAGGAACTGTGGGACATCGACCCCGCGCTGCACGAACCGGGCAAGGTGATCCACACGCAGGGCTGGCCGCTCAGCGAGAGCGAGACAAACGGCGGCGGCTGGATCTATCACCAGGCGAACGGACAGGTCAGCCTCGGCCTCGTCACCTGGCTGAACTATTCCAACCCCTACGTCTTCCCGTTCGCCGAGATGCAGCGGTGGAAGACACACCCGGAGATTGCCGCGCTGCTGAAGGGCGGCAAGCGCGTCAGCTATGGCGCCCGCGCGATCTCGGATGGCGGGCTCCAGTCGATCCCCAAGCTCGTGTTCCCGGGCGGCGCGCTGATCGGTGACAGCGCGGGCTTCCTTAACGTTCCGCGGATCAAGGGCACGCACACGGCAATGAAGAGCGGCATGATGGCCGCCGACGCTGCTGCGGATGCGATCCTGTCGCAGCGCCAGAGCGACGAGCTGACCGCCTATCCCGCCGCCTTCGACGCCTCATGGGTGAAGAAGGAGCTGTCGATTGTCCGCAACGTCGCGCCGCTGGTGAAGAAGTTCGGTGACTTCATGGGCTCGGGCATTGCCGGCATCGCGATGTGGATGGAGCATTTCGGCCTGAAATGGCCGTTCACCATGAAGCAGCATGCCGACCACGAGACGCTGTGGCGCAAGGATCTGGCGAAAAAGATCGACTATCCCAAGCCCGATGGCGTGCTGACCTTCGATCGCCTGTCCTCGGTGTTCCTGTCGAACACCAATCATGAGGAGGATCAGCCGATCCACCTGACGCTGAAGGATCCCAATGTCCCGGTCGAATACGACCTGCCGCTCTATGACGAGCCGGCACAGCGTTACTGCCCCGCCGGCGTGTACGAGATCGTTGGCGAGGAAACGGGCGATCCGAAGTTCGTGATCAACGCGCAGAACTGCGTCCACTGCAAGACCTGCGACATCAAGGACCCGACGCAGAACATCAACTGGGTAGTGCCCGAGGGCGGCGGTGGCCCGAATTATCCGAACATGTAA
- a CDS encoding 4-(cytidine 5'-diphospho)-2-C-methyl-D-erythritol kinase gives MTLQTAIVEPAPAKLNLALHVRRRRADGYHDIETLFAFCRDGDQVTLVDGAADRFRITGPFAAALGGSAAGGASPASADDNLVVRALQAFRAVFAVDQPHDITLEKNLPVASGIGGGSADAAATLRALARRHGIPTDDPRLVDIAAGLGADVPACLSGQTAFGTGKGDALVPLGCWQGTPVLLVNPGVGVSTAAVFRGWDGVDRGALDPNRPENGRNDLEPPARTVAPVIADVVALLETQPGVTLARMSGSGATCFALFEEAADRDAAGRAVTATCADWWQLATTLA, from the coding sequence ATGACCCTTCAAACTGCGATCGTGGAGCCGGCCCCGGCCAAGCTGAACCTTGCGCTGCATGTGCGCCGGCGCCGTGCCGACGGCTATCACGACATCGAAACCCTGTTCGCATTTTGCCGTGACGGGGATCAGGTGACGCTGGTGGATGGCGCGGCGGACCGGTTCCGCATCACCGGGCCATTCGCTGCGGCGCTGGGCGGCTCGGCAGCCGGAGGCGCTTCGCCCGCTTCCGCCGACGACAATCTGGTGGTTCGCGCGCTGCAAGCGTTTCGCGCCGTTTTCGCCGTGGACCAGCCGCATGACATCACGCTGGAAAAGAACCTGCCCGTCGCATCTGGGATCGGCGGTGGATCCGCGGATGCGGCGGCCACGCTTCGGGCGCTTGCCCGGCGGCATGGCATCCCCACAGATGACCCGCGTCTGGTAGACATCGCCGCCGGTTTAGGCGCCGACGTACCGGCATGTCTGTCCGGCCAAACGGCTTTCGGCACGGGCAAGGGCGACGCGCTGGTGCCACTGGGTTGCTGGCAGGGAACACCCGTCCTGCTGGTCAATCCAGGAGTCGGCGTATCAACCGCCGCCGTTTTTCGCGGATGGGACGGCGTGGATCGTGGGGCGCTCGATCCAAACAGGCCCGAGAACGGCCGCAACGATCTGGAACCCCCTGCCCGCACGGTGGCGCCAGTGATAGCAGACGTCGTGGCGTTGCTGGAAACGCAGCCGGGCGTGACGCTGGCGCGCATGTCGGGCTCGGGCGCGACCTGCTTCGCGCTGTTCGAAGAGGCGGCGGATCGCGACGCCGCCGGCCGCGCCGTAACGGCAACATGTGCGGATTGGTGGCAGCTGGCGACGACGCTGGCATGA
- a CDS encoding enoyl-CoA hydratase/isomerase family protein: protein MITLDRMGAVTRLTMNRPERRNAMGTAHWLAFAEAVAQVPRDAAVVLLRSAVPGTFSAGADLKEIAGLADAPEDRAPFRLALRAAADALVDLPMPVVASIEGGCHGAGFALALAADLRIASPAARFAIPPARLGIGYPAEDLGRLSALVGPGQAARLLFTAETIDATEAHRIGLVEAIGDGAVVADAIAANDPAALVTLKAMLRDPADPKHGRAFEDSFGSARFRSGTQRYR, encoded by the coding sequence ATGATCACGCTGGACCGAATGGGCGCCGTCACCCGCCTGACGATGAACCGCCCGGAACGCCGCAATGCCATGGGCACCGCGCATTGGCTGGCCTTCGCCGAAGCGGTGGCACAGGTGCCGCGCGATGCGGCGGTGGTGCTGCTCAGATCCGCAGTGCCGGGCACATTCTCGGCCGGCGCCGATCTTAAGGAGATTGCCGGGCTGGCCGATGCGCCCGAGGATCGCGCGCCGTTCCGTCTGGCCCTGCGCGCCGCCGCCGACGCGCTAGTGGATCTGCCCATGCCGGTCGTCGCTTCAATCGAGGGTGGGTGCCATGGCGCCGGCTTCGCGCTGGCGCTGGCGGCGGACCTGCGGATTGCCAGCCCGGCGGCGCGCTTCGCCATCCCGCCCGCGAGGCTCGGCATCGGCTATCCCGCAGAGGATCTTGGCCGTTTGAGCGCCCTGGTCGGCCCGGGACAGGCCGCGCGGCTGCTGTTCACCGCCGAGACGATCGATGCGACCGAGGCGCATCGCATCGGGCTGGTGGAAGCGATCGGCGACGGGGCGGTGGTGGCGGACGCGATCGCCGCCAATGATCCGGCCGCACTCGTCACGCTGAAGGCAATGCTGCGCGATCCTGCCGATCCCAAGCATGGCCGAGCCTTTGAGGACAGTTTCGGCAGCGCGCGTTTCCGCAGCGGGACGCAACGCTATCGTTGA
- the moaB gene encoding molybdenum cofactor biosynthesis protein B, whose translation MPIDQSLPFIPVRIAVLTVSDTRGLAEDRSGDALVARLSDAGHVLADRQILRDDTDMIVARLHAWIEDESVDCVITTGGTGVTGRDVTPEAVERVADKMIPGFGELFRWLSYQTIGTSTVQSRACACVARGTYIFALPGSTGAVKDGWDGILRDQLDSRHRPCNFVELMPRLMER comes from the coding sequence ATGCCGATCGATCAGTCCCTGCCGTTCATCCCAGTCCGCATTGCCGTGCTGACCGTATCCGACACACGCGGGCTGGCGGAGGACCGATCCGGCGACGCGCTTGTGGCGCGATTGTCGGATGCGGGGCATGTGCTCGCCGATCGCCAGATCCTGCGCGACGACACCGACATGATCGTTGCTCGGCTGCATGCGTGGATCGAGGACGAGTCGGTCGATTGCGTGATCACCACCGGCGGAACCGGCGTCACCGGCCGCGACGTGACTCCCGAGGCGGTGGAGCGAGTGGCGGACAAGATGATCCCGGGCTTTGGCGAATTGTTCCGCTGGCTATCCTATCAGACGATCGGCACCTCCACCGTGCAATCACGCGCCTGCGCCTGCGTAGCGCGCGGCACCTATATTTTCGCGCTGCCGGGATCGACCGGCGCGGTGAAGGATGGCTGGGACGGGATCTTGCGCGATCAGCTCGACAGCCGGCACCGGCCCTGCAACTTCGTGGAACTGATGCCGCGGCTGATGGAACGATAG
- a CDS encoding putative quinol monooxygenase — MTILVMGTIKLGAGEGAKAANLMAEHAAKVRTEEGCEEYSFAFDAADPDLVRVAERWASPEALAAHGQADHQKAFGRALRDHSPSAMSIDAWDGQHWRKLI, encoded by the coding sequence ATGACGATCCTGGTGATGGGCACGATCAAGCTGGGCGCCGGCGAGGGCGCCAAGGCCGCGAACCTGATGGCCGAACATGCGGCAAAGGTGCGCACCGAGGAGGGATGCGAGGAATATAGCTTCGCCTTTGACGCGGCCGACCCCGATCTGGTGCGCGTCGCCGAGCGCTGGGCCAGCCCCGAGGCGCTCGCCGCTCACGGCCAGGCCGATCACCAGAAGGCATTCGGCCGTGCGCTGCGCGATCATTCGCCCAGCGCCATGTCGATCGACGCCTGGGACGGGCAGCATTGGCGCAAGCTGATCTGA
- the yajC gene encoding preprotein translocase subunit YajC, protein MFISPAYAQTASGAGAQGGLAGFLSLAPLVLVFIVFYFLMIRPQQRRMKALQNAVAAVKKGDTVVTAGGVVGKVTKVEEQFVEVEIAPNTRIKVVKATLAEVTALGSKPAND, encoded by the coding sequence ATGTTCATTTCCCCAGCTTATGCCCAGACGGCGAGCGGCGCCGGAGCGCAGGGGGGCCTCGCCGGCTTCCTCAGCCTCGCGCCCCTCGTTCTCGTCTTCATCGTCTTCTATTTCCTGATGATCCGCCCGCAACAGCGCCGGATGAAGGCGCTGCAGAATGCCGTCGCCGCCGTGAAGAAGGGCGACACGGTCGTCACTGCCGGCGGTGTGGTCGGCAAGGTGACCAAGGTCGAGGAACAGTTCGTCGAGGTCGAGATTGCGCCGAACACCCGCATCAAGGTCGTCAAGGCGACGCTCGCCGAGGTGACGGCGCTCGGCTCCAAGCCGGCGAACGACTAA
- the secD gene encoding protein translocase subunit SecD, with protein sequence MLDFPRWKVASIWLTIAVLCALAIPSLIPQRITDQWGVNLPRINLGLDLAGGSYLLLEADVNDVASNRLEAMREQVQTEMRRQDPRIEIGDISTRGGRLSFLLRDPSQVDAARERLLAITGGGVGMTGQREWDIQVVDTSRLVLTPTQVGLNQAVDTAMGDATEVVRRRIDELGTREPTIIRQGSNRIVVQVPGLQNPQALKDLLGKTAKLEFKLVDETATPQQLASKQAPAGSQILAYPTNPSGIPLIAVKRSAIISGDQLSDARMEFSQQTNEPQVAITFDSQGGRKFARVTQENVNKPFAIILDNQVISAPNINEPITGGRAQISGSFTTESANALAIALRSGKLPVALKVVEESTVGPDLGEESIRAGILASAVAVALVVAFMLVTYGRFGVYANLAVVINVFVIVGVLALIGGTLTLPGIAGFVLTIGTAVDANVLINERIREERHRGRSVVQAVELGYSEASRTIFEANMTHAISGIIMFLLGSGPVKGFAVVLLIGIATSVFTAVLFTRMLTAGWLRRTKPKTINI encoded by the coding sequence ATGCTCGATTTCCCGCGCTGGAAGGTCGCCTCGATCTGGCTCACGATCGCCGTGCTGTGCGCGCTGGCCATCCCCAGCCTGATCCCGCAGCGCATCACCGATCAATGGGGTGTCAACCTGCCCCGCATCAATTTGGGGCTCGACCTCGCCGGCGGCAGCTATCTGCTGCTGGAGGCGGACGTGAACGACGTTGCGTCCAATCGCCTGGAGGCGATGCGCGAGCAGGTGCAGACGGAAATGCGCCGACAGGATCCGCGGATCGAGATCGGTGACATCTCGACGCGTGGCGGCCGGCTGTCCTTCCTGCTGCGCGATCCCTCGCAGGTCGATGCCGCACGCGAACGGCTGCTCGCTATCACCGGCGGCGGCGTCGGCATGACCGGCCAGCGCGAGTGGGACATCCAGGTGGTTGATACCAGCCGGCTGGTGCTCACCCCCACCCAGGTCGGCCTGAACCAGGCGGTGGACACCGCCATGGGCGATGCGACGGAAGTGGTCCGCCGCCGAATCGACGAACTGGGCACGCGCGAGCCGACGATCATTCGTCAGGGTTCGAACCGCATCGTGGTGCAGGTTCCCGGCCTGCAGAACCCGCAGGCGCTGAAGGACCTTCTGGGCAAGACCGCGAAGCTCGAGTTCAAGCTGGTCGACGAGACGGCGACGCCGCAGCAGCTGGCGAGCAAGCAGGCGCCGGCCGGCAGCCAGATCCTCGCCTATCCCACCAATCCAAGCGGCATTCCGCTGATCGCCGTGAAGCGCTCCGCCATCATCTCGGGCGACCAGCTCAGCGATGCGCGGATGGAATTCAGCCAGCAGACCAACGAGCCGCAGGTCGCCATCACCTTCGACAGCCAGGGCGGGCGCAAGTTCGCGCGAGTGACGCAGGAGAATGTGAACAAGCCGTTCGCCATCATCCTCGACAATCAGGTGATCTCCGCCCCGAACATCAACGAGCCAATCACCGGCGGGCGGGCGCAGATCTCCGGCAGCTTCACGACGGAAAGCGCCAATGCGCTGGCGATCGCGCTGCGTTCGGGCAAGCTTCCGGTGGCGCTGAAGGTCGTGGAGGAATCGACCGTCGGCCCGGACCTGGGCGAAGAGTCGATCCGCGCCGGCATCCTGGCCTCCGCCGTGGCGGTGGCGCTGGTCGTCGCCTTCATGCTCGTCACTTATGGCCGCTTCGGCGTCTATGCGAACCTCGCCGTGGTCATCAACGTGTTCGTCATCGTCGGCGTGCTTGCGCTGATCGGCGGCACGCTGACCCTGCCGGGCATCGCGGGCTTCGTGCTGACGATCGGCACCGCGGTGGACGCCAACGTGCTGATCAACGAGCGCATTCGCGAGGAGCGGCATCGTGGCCGCTCGGTGGTGCAGGCGGTTGAACTGGGCTATTCCGAAGCCAGCCGCACGATCTTCGAGGCGAACATGACGCACGCGATCTCTGGCATCATCATGTTCCTGCTCGGCTCCGGCCCCGTGAAGGGCTTTGCCGTCGTGCTGCTGATCGGCATCGCCACCAGCGTGTTCACGGCCGTGCTGTTCACCCGCATGCTGACAGCAGGCTGGCTGCGCCGCACCAAGCCGAAGACGATCAACATATGA
- the secF gene encoding protein translocase subunit SecF, whose amino-acid sequence MRLLKLVPDHTNIDFVRLRGWAFGLTLILSVLAIGITFAKGLNFGVDFEGGLMIEERFASPPDLDRLREVVDAQGLGEASLQQFGDPRTLTIRLPVQEGADEGATNAAVKKVETAISQAFPGATFNRYSTISGKVSGELIRNGVLAVVLAVLGIGLFAIVRFEWQFGVSTIAAIVHDLLMTLGFFALTQFEFDLNIVAAVLTIIGYSINDKIVIDDRIRENMRRYRKMDMREIVNLSVNETLPRTVMTSVTILLALGALLFLGGHVLRGFTAAMILGIVVGTYSSIYVSSSLLITLGLRANPAPEKVTRGGIDNAERIVPRGE is encoded by the coding sequence ATGCGCCTGCTGAAACTCGTCCCTGACCATACCAACATCGATTTCGTCCGGCTGCGCGGCTGGGCGTTCGGGCTCACGCTGATCCTGTCGGTGCTCGCCATCGGGATCACCTTCGCCAAAGGCCTGAACTTCGGCGTCGACTTCGAAGGCGGGCTGATGATCGAGGAACGGTTCGCATCGCCGCCGGATCTCGATCGCCTACGCGAGGTGGTAGATGCGCAGGGGCTGGGCGAAGCGTCGCTCCAGCAGTTCGGCGATCCGCGCACCCTCACCATTCGCCTCCCCGTTCAGGAGGGCGCGGACGAGGGCGCAACCAACGCCGCCGTGAAGAAGGTGGAGACGGCCATCTCCCAGGCGTTCCCGGGCGCGACGTTCAACCGTTATTCCACCATTTCCGGCAAGGTCTCGGGCGAGCTGATCCGCAACGGCGTGCTCGCCGTGGTGCTGGCCGTGCTGGGCATCGGCCTGTTCGCGATCGTTCGCTTCGAATGGCAGTTCGGCGTTTCCACCATCGCAGCGATCGTGCACGACCTGCTGATGACGCTGGGTTTCTTCGCGCTGACGCAGTTCGAATTCGACCTGAACATCGTGGCCGCGGTGCTGACCATCATCGGCTATTCGATCAACGACAAGATCGTCATCGACGATCGCATCCGCGAGAACATGCGCCGCTATCGCAAGATGGACATGCGCGAGATCGTGAACCTGTCGGTCAACGAAACGCTGCCGCGCACGGTGATGACCTCCGTCACCATTCTGCTGGCGCTGGGCGCGCTGCTGTTCCTGGGCGGCCATGTGCTGCGCGGCTTCACCGCGGCGATGATCCTGGGCATCGTGGTCGGCACCTATTCGTCGATCTATGTTTCATCCTCGCTGCTCATCACCCTTGGCCTGCGCGCAAACCCGGCGCCGGAGAAGGTCACCCGCGGCGGCATCGACAATGCCGAGCGGATCGTACCCCGCGGGGAGTGA
- a CDS encoding Mth938-like domain-containing protein, whose amino-acid sequence MKINRDRDAGGPVVRGFTRTGFRLDDATVLDAVLMTVSEAQTWTPPALSDLDEAALAAILTPAPEFILIGTGATLARPPRALVNALEARGIGVEAMDSRAAAKAWGVLRSEGRQIAAALYPLGG is encoded by the coding sequence GTGAAGATCAACCGCGATCGCGATGCCGGCGGACCGGTCGTTCGCGGTTTCACGCGCACCGGCTTTCGCCTGGACGATGCGACGGTGCTCGATGCGGTGCTGATGACCGTGAGCGAGGCGCAGACCTGGACGCCGCCCGCCCTGTCGGATCTGGACGAGGCAGCGCTCGCGGCTATCCTGACCCCTGCGCCGGAGTTCATTCTGATCGGTACCGGCGCCACCCTCGCCCGCCCGCCACGCGCGCTGGTGAATGCTCTTGAAGCGCGCGGTATCGGGGTGGAGGCGATGGACAGCCGCGCCGCCGCCAAGGCGTGGGGCGTGCTGCGCAGCGAAGGGCGGCAGATAGCCGCAGCGCTCTATCCGCTTGGCGGCTGA
- a CDS encoding TfoX/Sxy family protein, with amino-acid sequence MATDKGTVSFIVDQLSGAGDVTAKPMFGEYGLYCAGKLVALICDGQLFIKPTPGGRALVQECMEAAPYPGAKACLLIDLELWDDRDLLAALVEVTAAELPATKKRAPRKAKSA; translated from the coding sequence ATGGCGACCGACAAGGGGACCGTATCTTTTATCGTTGATCAGCTGTCCGGGGCCGGTGATGTCACTGCGAAGCCGATGTTCGGCGAATATGGCCTTTATTGCGCCGGCAAGCTGGTGGCGCTGATCTGCGACGGGCAGCTCTTCATCAAACCAACGCCGGGTGGGCGGGCTTTAGTGCAGGAGTGCATGGAAGCAGCGCCGTATCCTGGAGCCAAGGCTTGCCTGCTGATCGATCTCGAGCTTTGGGACGATCGCGACCTGCTGGCGGCGCTGGTCGAGGTCACCGCGGCGGAGCTGCCGGCTACCAAGAAGCGGGCGCCTCGCAAGGCCAAGTCGGCGTAG
- a CDS encoding sugar MFS transporter produces the protein MAFAQGATNANNAAQETAGADGTYVDAPDLRWFVFALFFIFGGITSLNDIVMPKLQELFTLSHAQANLVNSAFFLAYLLFSLPAAAVVRRAGYMRTATLGLVLMTVGCLLFIPASSSATFAMFLLALFVLGAGITVVQVVANPLISLLGPPRTAHSRLTFAQAFNSLGTTIFPRVGSTLILGSLAGVSAATLSGPALDAYRIEASRAIVHTYIGLAVALLVIAGVVWTRRNRLQEEQDQTGSIFHALTLLSRPRFAFGVACIFLYVGAEVAIGSNLVVYLAQPTVWNVPLETAGNYVPFYWGGALLGRFIGSGILRVVSPGKVLATAGAAAIALILFSANMGGVAAGWALIAVGLANSIMFPTIFSLASEGLGKRAAEGSGVIATAIVGGAVVPPLYGSLADASGSLAFALVLPVICYAVIAGFGIFARRPAAA, from the coding sequence ATGGCATTTGCCCAGGGCGCGACCAACGCCAACAACGCGGCTCAGGAAACGGCAGGAGCGGACGGCACCTATGTCGATGCGCCCGATCTGCGATGGTTCGTGTTCGCGCTGTTCTTCATCTTCGGCGGCATCACCAGCCTGAACGATATCGTGATGCCGAAGCTGCAGGAGCTCTTCACCCTCAGCCACGCCCAGGCAAATCTGGTCAATTCCGCGTTCTTCCTGGCGTATCTGCTGTTTTCGCTTCCGGCCGCGGCGGTAGTTCGGCGGGCAGGATATATGCGCACCGCGACGCTCGGCCTGGTCCTGATGACCGTCGGCTGCCTGCTCTTCATCCCGGCGTCGAGCTCTGCCACCTTTGCCATGTTCCTGCTGGCATTGTTCGTGCTGGGCGCTGGGATCACGGTGGTCCAGGTCGTTGCGAATCCGCTGATTTCACTGCTGGGGCCACCTCGCACAGCGCACAGCCGCCTGACCTTCGCCCAGGCGTTCAATTCGCTTGGCACCACCATTTTCCCGCGCGTCGGCTCCACGCTGATCCTCGGCAGCCTCGCCGGCGTCAGTGCGGCGACGCTCAGCGGCCCGGCGCTCGACGCCTATCGGATCGAGGCCTCGCGGGCGATCGTCCACACCTATATCGGCCTTGCAGTGGCGTTGCTCGTCATCGCCGGAGTGGTCTGGACACGCCGTAACCGGCTTCAGGAGGAGCAGGACCAAACCGGCTCGATCTTCCATGCGCTGACGTTGCTTTCGCGCCCGCGCTTCGCCTTCGGCGTCGCCTGCATCTTCCTGTATGTCGGCGCGGAGGTGGCGATCGGGTCGAACCTGGTGGTCTATCTGGCGCAGCCGACCGTGTGGAACGTCCCGCTTGAGACTGCGGGCAATTACGTCCCCTTCTATTGGGGTGGCGCCTTGCTGGGCCGCTTCATCGGCTCCGGCATCCTGCGCGTCGTTTCGCCGGGTAAGGTGCTGGCGACGGCAGGGGCTGCGGCAATTGCGCTGATCCTGTTCTCGGCGAACATGGGCGGTGTGGCGGCCGGCTGGGCCTTGATCGCGGTCGGGCTTGCGAACTCGATCATGTTCCCGACCATCTTCAGCCTCGCTTCGGAAGGGCTGGGGAAACGCGCTGCCGAGGGTTCGGGCGTGATCGCGACCGCCATCGTCGGCGGCGCTGTGGTCCCGCCGCTCTATGGCTCGCTCGCCGATGCCTCCGGCAGCCTGGCGTTCGCCCTGGTGCTGCCGGTGATCTGCTACGCCGTGATCGCCGGCTTCGGCATCTTCGCCCGCCGGCCTGCGGCAGCCTGA
- a CDS encoding TIGR02117 family protein: MRRSRFLDIAATFLSLIAAYPITGWIVGAIPSNKAWSEPEQGVTLFVESNGIHVGLVMPKRAAGVDWRPIFPGSDLRDGRYAGHDHIAVGWGERDFYLETPTWADLRFRTVLAAAWGSNDTLVHVDHVPAPASDRTVRRLIVRPAEYRRLAAYVQASLVRGGRRYLGYFGNDAFYQAQGRYTAFHTCNAWIGDALRYAGIRTGVWTPFPATVQWWYARHA; encoded by the coding sequence GTGCGCCGTTCCCGCTTTCTCGACATCGCCGCAACCTTTCTCAGCCTCATCGCTGCCTATCCGATCACCGGGTGGATCGTTGGCGCAATCCCCTCGAACAAGGCCTGGAGCGAGCCGGAGCAAGGCGTGACGTTGTTCGTGGAGTCGAACGGCATTCATGTCGGACTCGTCATGCCCAAGCGAGCGGCTGGCGTTGACTGGCGGCCGATCTTCCCCGGCAGTGACCTGAGGGATGGCCGCTATGCCGGCCATGATCATATTGCCGTTGGCTGGGGCGAGCGGGACTTTTATCTTGAAACGCCGACCTGGGCCGATCTCAGGTTCCGCACGGTGCTGGCTGCGGCTTGGGGCAGCAATGACACGCTGGTGCATGTCGATCACGTGCCGGCGCCGGCGTCGGACCGGACGGTGCGCCGCCTGATCGTCCGCCCGGCCGAATATCGCCGTCTTGCTGCCTATGTTCAGGCATCGCTAGTCCGGGGCGGCAGGCGCTACCTCGGCTACTTCGGCAATGACGCCTTTTATCAAGCACAAGGCCGCTATACGGCGTTCCACACCTGCAATGCGTGGATCGGTGATGCGCTGCGCTACGCCGGGATCAGGACGGGTGTCTGGACCCCGTTTCCCGCTACCGTGCAATGGTGGTACGCGCGCCACGCCTGA
- a CDS encoding ATPase — MPQISQLAATWASQLFWLVVTFGAVFFIVGRGMLPKVQKTIDARDHSIAADLAAASAARDQADKVEADWRVRDQANREKAQALVAEARQRAAKASEETLNAAGQQQADRIAAAEADIKAATQRALDEIEAVAAEATQDIVARVSGVQVSADEARGAVKAAMAHG; from the coding sequence ATGCCTCAGATCTCCCAACTTGCCGCAACCTGGGCGTCCCAGCTGTTCTGGCTGGTCGTCACCTTCGGTGCCGTGTTCTTCATCGTGGGTCGCGGCATGCTGCCCAAGGTGCAGAAGACGATCGATGCGCGCGATCACTCGATCGCTGCGGATCTTGCTGCCGCTTCCGCGGCGCGCGACCAAGCCGACAAGGTTGAGGCGGACTGGCGCGTGCGCGACCAGGCCAATCGCGAGAAGGCTCAGGCGCTCGTCGCGGAGGCACGCCAGCGTGCTGCCAAGGCAAGCGAAGAGACGCTGAACGCTGCTGGCCAGCAGCAGGCTGATCGGATTGCGGCGGCTGAGGCGGATATCAAGGCAGCCACGCAGCGCGCGCTCGACGAGATCGAGGCGGTTGCGGCGGAAGCCACGCAGGACATCGTGGCGCGCGTTTCGGGCGTGCAGGTGTCGGCGGACGAAGCAAGGGGCGCTGTGAAAGCGGCGATGGCACATGGCTGA
- a CDS encoding F0F1 ATP synthase subunit C — protein sequence MDAEAAKLLGAGLAAVGAGLASLGVGNVFGKFLEGALRNPGAADAQQGRLFIGFAGAELLGLLSFVVAMILVFVA from the coding sequence ATGGACGCAGAAGCCGCAAAGCTGCTCGGCGCCGGTCTGGCCGCTGTGGGTGCGGGCCTCGCCTCGCTCGGTGTGGGCAACGTCTTCGGCAAGTTCCTCGAGGGCGCGCTGCGCAACCCGGGTGCGGCCGACGCACAGCAGGGCCGTCTCTTCATCGGTTTCGCCGGTGCCGAGCTTCTCGGTCTGCTCTCGTTCGTTGTCGCGATGATCCTGGTTTTCGTCGCCTAA